One Photobacterium sp. TY1-4 genomic window carries:
- a CDS encoding Fe(3+) dicitrate ABC transporter substrate-binding protein codes for MGQRAYFVFGLFFTLLGSLLSSASVSAADTRTETRTIQGEIGEVTLTGTPTRIVALEFSFVDAMAAVGVAPLGIADDGKPERLIPAVKAVVPTWQSVGSRYQPSLEAIAELKPDLIIADLERHSTIYQDLSRIAPTLVLKSRGETYQQNLEAVITLAKAINKSPEMAARLAQHRETMTAFKAEIQASGTVQFAVLSERGMWMHGPASYAGSVLDSLGIKGPIPEQTEQAYIPTSLEQLLAANPDWLLIGRYSEQTPLDEWQSSPMYSLLRAVKHDQVVEVSPGLWSLSRGMLAAEGMAENITKLLNSQS; via the coding sequence GTGGGTCAGCGAGCATATTTTGTTTTTGGGCTGTTCTTTACGTTGCTGGGGAGCTTGCTCTCCAGTGCCTCGGTATCGGCGGCTGATACCAGAACTGAAACCAGAACGATACAAGGTGAAATCGGGGAAGTGACGCTGACGGGGACGCCGACGCGTATTGTGGCACTCGAGTTCTCCTTTGTTGATGCAATGGCAGCCGTTGGTGTGGCACCTTTGGGCATTGCTGACGACGGTAAACCGGAGCGCCTTATTCCTGCTGTGAAGGCTGTGGTCCCAACCTGGCAATCTGTCGGCTCGCGCTATCAGCCAAGCCTGGAGGCGATTGCTGAACTCAAACCGGATTTGATTATTGCGGATTTGGAGCGACACAGCACCATTTATCAAGACCTGAGCCGTATTGCGCCGACGCTGGTTTTGAAAAGCCGGGGAGAGACTTATCAGCAAAATCTTGAAGCGGTGATCACGCTGGCGAAGGCCATTAACAAATCACCAGAAATGGCGGCGCGTCTGGCGCAGCACCGGGAAACTATGACAGCCTTCAAAGCAGAGATCCAGGCATCCGGTACGGTTCAGTTTGCGGTGCTTTCTGAGCGCGGCATGTGGATGCACGGCCCCGCGTCTTATGCAGGCAGCGTATTGGATTCACTGGGTATCAAAGGCCCGATCCCGGAGCAAACTGAACAAGCTTATATTCCAACCAGCCTTGAGCAACTGCTGGCGGCGAATCCTGACTGGCTGCTCATTGGCCGCTATTCGGAGCAAACCCCTCTGGATGAGTGGCAATCGAGCCCGATGTATTCGCTGCTACGGGCGGTAAAACATGACCAGGTGGTCGAAGTGTCACCAGGCCTGTGGTCACTGAGCCGCGGGATGCTGGCTGCAGAAGGCATGGCAGAGAATATAACCAAGCTATTGAATAGTCAGTCATGA